One stretch of Muribaculum intestinale DNA includes these proteins:
- a CDS encoding 1-acyl-sn-glycerol-3-phosphate acyltransferase: MTKIALKIHDFMQSRRRFCLLSFIIVTSVLSCLLLRLDFKEDISDFLPLEGNHQEAMQVYQDVSGASKIIAIFQASDSLNANPDDMVEAIDYFENIVSEKDSAAYVRELTTQINLEKISEYTDFVYSNIPYFLSEEDYTRMDSLLNTPGYILSRLEEDKELLMFPTSGLLSENLQRDPLNLFSPCVGRLQSGQSADNIEMYDGYIFTPDMSRALVLMESPFGNSETHNNAVLMDFLAERANEVENEFSGVTVHYIGGPAIAVANATQIKEDSLLSIAIAAVLIVALLIIVFRKAWNIILIVISVGWGWLFAMAMVSVIHSSVSLIVVGISSIILGIAVNYPLHLIAHTAHTGSMKQVLREIIAPLIIGNITTVGAFVALVPLKAAALRDLGIFSALILIGTILFTVVFLPHAVRKKGNRQHEISVKWLDWLSNIRPEKKRWVVLGVVLLTVIFGYFSLKTDFDSNMSHINFMTDRQKADMVYFKELTSNNSDNTETLYVVSSGNTLDEAIDNNAALRPKLKQELASIDSVYQSDMQFLPSSKQQAERLERWTNFIATHKTLLTDSLTQGVLTKGFQKKAFSPFEDILSGEYALQDKDFFSPLNSINSQHLSIDSINGKYRVVNLISVQKDKMEVLRQKIDSLEGSHFCFDVQSMNSAIANGLSDNFSYIGWACSLIVFFFLWASFASIELALLSFLPMAVSWIWILGIMGMTGIQFNIVNIILATFIFGQGDDYTIFMTEGCCYEYAFRKKMLASYKSSILVSALIMFIGIGTLIFAKHPALHSLAEVTIVGMLSVVLIAYLLPPLVFNWITKSHGKYRKRPLTLGPLLRTWFCGAWWLSQLLIGYILGFFLFIIGPRTPKTLALFHRFVTWSHRIDLKLMPGVKFRMHNPYNETLNKPCVIVCNHQSLLDPMYFMAWSPKILIVANERSSMNPVVRIMFKWLGFYTIRQSNFTAWKDSSLERDLEIFKKYVEEGYSIAFFPEGMRNPDSSILRCHKGPFYLAKQLNIDVLPVLLHGVNYLMPIQSFACYKGEINMRIGKRITSSSPIWNESYSAFAQNVHRHMKVEYKAMCCKYETATYFASLVKDRYRYKGTELLQEVTRNLKKHNNYSDLVDHTQPGCVVIKNCGYGEMALLMGLVHPDIKVFAIDSDEEKITVAKYAAEGIVTNVEFQTSMDLSTIENLKLYEFSV, translated from the coding sequence ATGACTAAGATTGCACTCAAAATACATGACTTCATGCAGAGCCGCAGAAGGTTTTGCCTTCTGTCGTTTATCATAGTCACGTCAGTCCTCTCCTGCCTGTTGCTACGTCTGGATTTTAAAGAAGATATTTCGGATTTTCTTCCATTGGAAGGCAATCATCAGGAGGCGATGCAGGTCTATCAAGATGTGTCGGGGGCAAGTAAGATTATTGCCATATTTCAAGCGTCAGATTCGCTTAATGCAAATCCTGACGATATGGTGGAAGCAATCGATTATTTTGAAAATATCGTCTCTGAAAAAGATTCTGCTGCATATGTCAGGGAATTGACTACGCAAATCAACTTGGAGAAGATTTCGGAATATACCGACTTCGTCTATTCTAATATCCCTTATTTCCTCTCCGAGGAAGATTATACGAGAATGGACAGTCTGCTGAATACCCCCGGCTATATTTTATCTCGGCTTGAAGAGGATAAGGAACTGTTAATGTTCCCCACATCCGGATTGCTGTCTGAAAATCTTCAAAGAGATCCGCTCAATCTTTTCTCTCCCTGCGTAGGTAGGCTTCAAAGTGGCCAGTCTGCAGATAATATTGAGATGTATGACGGTTATATCTTTACTCCGGATATGAGCCGCGCCTTGGTTCTAATGGAATCTCCATTTGGAAACAGTGAAACTCATAACAATGCCGTTTTAATGGATTTCCTTGCGGAACGGGCAAACGAGGTTGAAAACGAGTTTTCAGGAGTGACTGTTCATTACATCGGGGGGCCGGCCATTGCAGTCGCCAATGCTACACAAATTAAAGAGGACAGTCTGTTATCCATTGCAATTGCCGCAGTTCTGATTGTGGCGTTACTTATTATTGTATTCAGAAAGGCTTGGAACATTATCCTTATTGTCATTTCGGTTGGATGGGGATGGTTGTTCGCAATGGCGATGGTATCGGTGATTCATAGTAGTGTTTCATTGATTGTTGTGGGAATATCAAGCATTATACTCGGTATTGCAGTCAATTATCCGCTCCATCTGATAGCTCATACTGCGCACACAGGTTCGATGAAACAAGTGCTAAGAGAGATAATAGCCCCCTTGATAATAGGTAATATAACCACTGTAGGAGCGTTTGTTGCACTTGTCCCATTGAAAGCGGCTGCTCTCCGCGATTTGGGGATTTTCAGTGCTTTGATTCTTATTGGCACCATTTTATTTACCGTTGTATTTCTGCCTCATGCAGTTCGTAAAAAAGGAAACCGTCAACATGAGATTTCTGTCAAATGGCTAGATTGGTTGAGCAACATTAGACCGGAAAAAAAACGTTGGGTTGTCCTTGGCGTGGTGTTACTCACTGTCATATTTGGCTATTTTAGTCTCAAAACAGACTTTGACTCTAATATGAGCCATATAAATTTCATGACCGACCGTCAGAAAGCGGATATGGTATATTTTAAGGAACTGACAAGCAATAACTCAGACAACACTGAAACTTTATATGTTGTAAGCTCCGGAAACACGCTGGATGAGGCTATTGATAACAATGCCGCGTTAAGACCCAAACTCAAACAAGAACTTGCTTCGATTGATAGCGTTTATCAATCTGACATGCAATTTCTACCATCATCAAAACAGCAAGCTGAAAGATTGGAAAGGTGGACTAATTTTATAGCGACTCATAAAACTCTTTTGACAGATTCCTTGACGCAGGGGGTACTTACAAAGGGCTTCCAGAAAAAAGCATTCTCTCCCTTTGAAGATATTCTATCAGGAGAATATGCCCTCCAAGACAAAGACTTCTTTAGCCCTCTTAATTCCATTAATTCTCAGCACCTCAGCATTGACAGTATAAATGGGAAATACCGGGTTGTCAATCTGATTTCTGTGCAGAAAGACAAAATGGAAGTTCTCCGTCAAAAGATTGATAGCCTCGAAGGGTCCCATTTCTGCTTTGATGTGCAAAGTATGAACAGTGCTATTGCCAATGGCCTCTCAGACAACTTCAGCTATATTGGATGGGCCTGTAGTTTGATTGTGTTCTTTTTCCTATGGGCTTCTTTTGCCTCCATTGAATTGGCTTTGCTCTCGTTCCTGCCTATGGCAGTCAGTTGGATTTGGATTCTGGGAATTATGGGAATGACCGGAATACAATTCAACATTGTCAATATTATTCTCGCTACTTTCATCTTTGGACAGGGAGATGATTACACAATCTTCATGACCGAAGGCTGTTGCTATGAATATGCTTTTAGGAAAAAGATGCTTGCTTCCTACAAAAGTTCGATTCTTGTGTCCGCTCTCATTATGTTCATCGGAATCGGAACTTTGATATTTGCAAAACATCCGGCACTCCATTCATTGGCTGAGGTTACCATTGTTGGTATGCTCTCGGTTGTATTGATAGCTTATCTATTGCCTCCTTTGGTATTCAATTGGATCACAAAATCTCATGGCAAATATAGGAAACGCCCTCTAACGCTCGGACCGTTACTTCGTACTTGGTTCTGTGGAGCATGGTGGCTATCTCAATTACTAATCGGATATATCTTGGGCTTCTTCCTGTTTATTATTGGTCCGAGGACACCAAAAACACTGGCTCTTTTCCATCGTTTTGTCACTTGGTCACATAGAATTGACCTTAAATTGATGCCCGGTGTTAAATTCAGAATGCACAACCCGTATAATGAGACTTTGAATAAGCCCTGTGTTATCGTGTGCAACCATCAGTCCTTGCTCGACCCGATGTATTTTATGGCATGGAGTCCTAAGATTCTCATTGTGGCAAATGAGAGGTCAAGTATGAATCCGGTGGTTCGTATAATGTTCAAGTGGTTGGGATTCTATACAATCCGGCAGTCCAACTTTACTGCATGGAAGGATTCTTCTTTGGAGAGAGACTTGGAGATTTTCAAGAAGTATGTCGAGGAAGGCTATTCAATAGCCTTCTTTCCGGAAGGAATGCGTAATCCCGATTCTTCCATTCTCAGATGCCATAAAGGACCGTTCTATCTTGCAAAGCAACTTAACATTGATGTTTTGCCTGTGTTGCTGCATGGCGTTAACTATCTTATGCCCATCCAAAGCTTTGCCTGCTACAAGGGAGAAATCAATATGCGGATAGGTAAACGGATAACATCGTCAAGTCCTATATGGAATGAATCATACTCTGCATTCGCCCAGAATGTTCATCGCCACATGAAGGTTGAATACAAGGCAATGTGTTGCAAGTATGAGACGGCAACCTATTTTGCATCTCTTGTAAAAGACCGTTATCGATATAAGGGGACGGAACTATTACAGGAAGTAACCCGTAACCTAAAAAAGCACAACAATTATTCCGATTTGGTAGACCATACTCAACCGGGATGTGTTGTTATTAAAAATTGTGGATATGGTGAAATGGCTCTATTGATGGGTCTTGTCCATCCCGACATCAAGGTATTTGCAATTGATTCGGACGAAGAAAAAATAACAGTAGCAAAATATGCTGCTGAGGGAATTGTTACTAACGTAGAGTTTCAGACCTCTATGGATTTATCAACGATAGAAAACTTAAAGCTTTATGAATTTTCAGTGTAA
- a CDS encoding alpha/beta hydrolase: MKRITSIIAAIIMTINCFAQINIWENTDCHKKVKLTPYIVNGDNNIGIIVCPGGSYFWHDSETEGHEVAKWLNNNGISAFVLDYRTAYVPAFIFHHRYLFRGNRYPDPQDDLRQAIKIVRENASEFGVDSTKIGAMGFSAGGHLVMSSAELFDPQYRPNFIVPIYPVVTMTEKCVHKRSRRGLLGDNKQNDPELKNLLSLERHVPEDCPPVFLVNCKDDPIVDYHNSVLLDSALTSKNIPHQYLLFETGGHGFGASETKGSAECREWKEAFLNWIKTIF; this comes from the coding sequence ATGAAGAGAATCACCTCCATAATAGCTGCAATAATAATGACAATCAACTGTTTTGCCCAAATTAATATATGGGAGAATACAGATTGCCATAAAAAGGTAAAGCTAACTCCTTATATAGTCAATGGCGATAATAATATCGGGATTATTGTATGTCCCGGTGGGAGTTACTTTTGGCATGATAGCGAAACCGAGGGGCATGAAGTGGCTAAATGGCTCAACAATAACGGAATTTCTGCGTTTGTTTTGGACTATCGAACTGCCTATGTCCCCGCATTTATATTCCATCATCGGTATCTATTTAGAGGAAATCGTTATCCTGACCCACAAGATGATTTACGACAGGCTATAAAAATAGTAAGAGAGAACGCAAGTGAGTTTGGGGTGGATTCTACTAAAATTGGGGCCATGGGATTTTCAGCAGGTGGACATCTCGTAATGTCTTCTGCAGAACTATTTGATCCGCAATATCGACCGAATTTTATTGTTCCGATATACCCTGTTGTTACCATGACTGAAAAATGCGTTCATAAAAGGTCTCGCAGAGGATTATTGGGTGATAATAAACAGAATGACCCGGAATTAAAGAATTTACTTTCACTAGAAAGACATGTTCCGGAAGATTGTCCGCCTGTCTTTTTGGTGAATTGTAAGGATGACCCTATTGTGGATTACCACAATTCTGTATTGTTGGATTCGGCTCTCACGTCAAAGAACATTCCTCATCAATATCTTTTGTTTGAGACAGGAGGACATGGATTTGGTGCATCTGAAACAAAGGGTTCTGCTGAATGCAGGGAATGGAAAGAAGCATTCCTAAACTGGATAAAGACAATATTCTGA